A segment of the Daphnia pulex isolate KAP4 chromosome 10, ASM2113471v1 genome:
TCTCCTCCCCTTAGTACAGTGTTTCTGATGTGCAATGTACAGCTATAGTCCCGCTGAATACTGTAAGTATCTTGACCTCCTCCCACTTTGCCTTCTCGTTACGGTCTTCGTCATCTTGCCGAATTTGTACGTAATACACCAGCAGTCTGCATGCCCCCCTTCTCCGAGTAAGGAATCAAAGGTCTTTTGGGCTATTCCtccaatttactttttttttattgttattattcctctcatttatttattttgaattgatgTTTACGAGATCGAAGCTCTGCAGTTCTAATGGGCtaatagctttttttttactcctttCACTTTCCATTTGGCGCCTGAGCAgctccattcttttctcacaTCCGTTCAAAACTGTTTTCCATCGGCGAAATACAGCAACTGGCGAacatgatttcatttgattcaaaaAGGATACATAAAGTCATAAACAAATATAATAATGGTTATTACGATTGATAAGAGGACATGGATTTAATGGTTGACGGAGCACGCGCAATTGTTTTTCACCTAACTACtacgtggaaaaaaaagaattcatctCAATAAATCATATTTGGGTGTCAAGGGAatcaagagaaacaaacaaaattacgtTTTGGTCAAGCGCTGTTCCGGCTATTGATTCCGGAACAGTATAATAATAGTGCTcccctttttccccccaatgTTTCCCCCACGCAAATAATAAGAAACGTCAAACGGTATTACACACGTTCAATGGTATCTTTCCAATTTTCAAGGTTTCATATCAAACTCAAACAAGCCTGCGTAATGTAGCAGACGATGcattgtgtacacacacagactgGCTATTACGTGTCTGGCACCGCGCAAAACCGCACGATTGACATCTAAAGTAGTTACGTCATTCATATACATACACAGCCTACCTTGAAAAAATTGGTCGAATAATGGAAGTTAGCCCGTGGGCGATCTATCCGCTTCTCATCTCTGCAACGACGTTTACGCTTCACAGCTGGCTGCCGACGGCGTATGTATGATTGTTGTTAACCTTCTTGTCGctctatcttttcttttcttccgctCGAGCGTGCTGAGCTATTGAAATGATTCTTACCGAACAATGAAAGCACAACGACGAAAAGGAACGCGCcctgtgttttatttattgtcaCCCAACAATCTTCGAGTGACAGCAgcacagaaagagaaataataaagcgTGCTGTCTATATAATAGTTTGTGTTTCGAAAGAACAAAGGATATTGCTGACGAGAAAGCGCCCAAACGAAAAGGATATGTATTCAGCGAAACATCGTCGCGcgttaaacaagaaaaaaacaaaaaaatcaaatgcttttgattgtttttctttatttcgaaATAATGCGCTACATGCGTCTGCGAACGCGCGAAATACAAACGGAATAAAATGAGGTGAACgaaattcgaatttcaaattggCGCGCGTGGCCTTCGGGCAAGGTGTGGACCATATCGGCGCCTTCCAGCCCACCCGACTCTCTGCGAGAGTGGAATCGGGGAGGGGCGGGAAGGCatctcctttaaaaaaaaatgctataCATAAGTATTTAATGTGTGACGTAATCGGCAGCAGGTTGGCGGTTGGGCGCGGACGGAAAATGTAGGTCACCTGctcagcctttttttttttgttcggggATGTAAAATACAtgttacacttttttttctcctctcagCAAGAGTTTTGTATATTACATAATAGTGAGGCTTCTCGCTCtcatccaaaaagaaaagaataataataaaaaagaacacggCGCTGCTACTACGACTTTTTGATCGAGGCCGTTGGTGTGTGTTTACTCGACCAACGGCTTGTATCCCATCCAACCGTTGCTCTACTTACGGGTAGGTAAGTGCGACGCACAGGGGAACTACTGTGGTGTTATACTCTACAGCTGTTGCCATGGTAATACACTTTTAGTTTCATTTCGTCTGGGAATGAAGAGGACTGACTCTGTCCTCCAACTTTGGCCTTCGGCAGATCCGCCCACCTACTGCGCGACAGACCGGAGATACACCATCGCCCCTTCTGCGAAAGATCAGTAATAATAAGTACAGCGTAGTGCCACCCATAGTTTATCATcaccgacatttttttttcatgcatAAACATGCGTCCGTTTTGGTCGACATTTCCCTCCCGTCCGCTGGCTGgttcttttcaaaagagaaatatcTCCGTGTAaggatttgaaaattatacaTGGTACCGATTTTCAACCTTTTAGTTAAGCAGAATCCCAAAGCAGCTGGGCGAACCCGCACTAAATTGTTGCATTACCCATCCCGTTTGTTTTGCTTACATCATTATGAATTTCCCTTGGCTTCCCAAGATTTAAATGAGCAATAATACCCCCCTCATCTTGCTGTTACGCAATCTACGGCTGGCTGACTTCTCCGCAACGACGGCAATGGTCACGCCAACTTGGTGCTGCTATTGGGAGGCGCGTCACACAAACCGCAGTACTACATTTGTATATACTTGGTTTGCAATTACACTCATCCTCATAACAAAGTCCAACTCGAACAAAACGAGATAACGACGAATAAGTTGGATGATTATTATCGACCGGATGTGCTGCTTTCGTGACTTCGAGCTGTTAACATTTTAAACATGTTCAACTGAGTCAGGTAAATATATACCTGCCGAGATTTTGTGATGCCCCACAAGGGCAGGCGACTCTTTTTCGTTATTCACACCAGCAAGGAGAGCGCCAACGACGTTTTGAACCGCGCGTGTAAATCTGGCGGTCACGTAACTGACCCGATTCCCACTACCACGTGAATTCCGGGCTTCTGCGTCGTTCACGTATACATTTTTTCcgcttgttaaaaaaacaacaacaacaaaaatatttgtttaaaattacgaaagaaataataaaatgaactCATTTTAGCCGAGGGGAGACTTTGTCAAAATTTGTGCGAAAGAAATTCCGTGCGCTCTAACGCACGCTGGCAATCATCATCGACATTTAGCTTATCTATATACTATACCACGCTGTCTCTAATATTACCTGGAAACAGAACCCCGCTGTGGTATGGCCAAGGAGAGTTAACGGAACGTAAACACGgacgtaaaaaacaaaaaatgtatttttgtttttcttcgacgaAATCATGACGAAACTGCCAGCAGATGCGCGATGACGCTAGCCGGCAGTGACATTAGTGCGCGATTTTCCCTTTCACACAGTAAGGGGTTTTACCGGTTTTTAAATAGTTTGgctgcattttatttttggcaaaTGACTGTCGTGAATGAACGTTGGAATTGAAAAgaggaaagtttttttctttctttcaattgggcattttttgttcgtttttttattttttacaaaatttaattggaaaatatgACAGAGAATAACGCGGGTTGATTTCAActtgtcaaaacaaaaaatgaaatctatttGCGGTTTCTTGTGGATCAATTCAGACCGGTGTTTCGTGATTTccttttgtgaaaaaaatggccACATGATGGTTGAAACGTTTTCATCCATCAGTCCCAATGGATATGGCACGTCTCGTTTGCGCTTCCTTATGCATTACCGGGAGACATTGTATACGTTTTGGTAAATATAATTTCCctgacgaggaaaaaaaaacaaaagagaatcgTGACGTTTAGATTGTCGAAAAAGTATTAAACCGGCAAAACGCAAAgctctgtttgtttttgttccgcAGACGATATATATTtcccagaaagaaaatggcacacggtttttttttttttttttttttacagtttcgAAAGGATGTGCGAATacaagaagacaaaaaagaaactttcatcGGCGCCGCCGGCCGGATTCTTCGCATTACGTTGACGAGCGCCACTATATACCACACAGCACGGCGACCTATACGTTATACATATAATAGAGCGCATTTTCCCTTCCACCTTTGATTATATTgttcttcaacattttgttGCACGcgggatttctttttcgttttgcgAGCGAGTCGGCAACAATTTCGCCGGGGAAAACGCCAAGGCACAGGCTAGGGGAGGGCAGtcgaagacaaaaaaaaaaaacaagggcaaaaaagaacaaaaaaataaccaaagcAATTTAATAACGGGCGTCGGACAAAACAGAACGGACGCGCGTCTTCCAAGGCCGGCCGTCAGCCAAAATATATAGGCTAATATACATGGTATATACGAACGCTAGAAGAATTATAGATCGTCGCTATATAGAGAAacagagggagaaaaaaaagaattcagaaGAACATAAGATGACGTCACAACGTGAACGCATTCTTCTCCTAGTCAGCGCACAAACCCACTCGTTTGTATTCTTGCTTTTCTAAGCTTATTTGTTGCAATAGCGTAGCTAGCTATATGTACAAAATCAGTTCCAGATTTGATATTATGGGTTCTCCGttgcttttttgaaaagaaaacatgaaaatacCATCTGGGCGAAAAATTGATGGCCACGCCTAGTATATATCTGCACAGCAACGGTTTCGTGCATTATGCATAGAGTTTATCTCTGTCTGTCTGCTGTTGTACCATCTGCACTGCTGCTATAGAGAAGTTGACCAAAAACGGCAACTCCCCCGGTCGCCGtaaaaataacagaaacaaaaaatgaagcaaGAATCGAAAAGAACGGAGATGACGAAATATAGCCTATAGTATACATCCAGGAGCTCGTATTGTTGGCTATAAAAGATACCATCCAGATCAACCAATAAAGGCATGATGATGGGTTATTTATACGATCGGTTCGGATCTATCTGATGACGACCGCCTTATTCGGTCCCACAAGCCGCTGACTGGCAGTCGTTAAAAAATGATGTCCCTAAAAAGCATTCAAGATTCAATCAGCGCGTGAGTCGTGACGAGAGGCTTTCTTATACATGTATTGGCTTCTGAACTCAATGATCGGCTGAAAGTGAGACATATTCATACCAAGTCGGCGCTCGTCAGCCCGCGTATTGAAAATAATGCACACGCACAAAAGAATACACAGAGCCTTTCCCTTTAGTATAATATAGACATACGTACTATAGCTATTGGGCGGAGAGCTATAAGTCACCATGACTCAGAAAGTGAAGTAGCGCAAAACTAGGCACACAACGAGCGATGTGACGGTGTCTGAAAGCAAATAATATCCACGGGCTACATGATACCGCTCTTCGGgaaaagtccttttttttacttttactttcttCCGGTGAATAACCACAACGCGCACGAGTGAAAATCATTCGAAATtcctgaaataataatttgtttctttctttcttctttgtcagTGTATCCGCGGATGAGAAAACACGTCGTTTGACAATTATGGTTAACAAGGCTCGTCAAACTACTTGACTAATGTAAAAATCCGTCGCAGAACAAAATTGTCTTGTTGGATAGCGATGAATAGGCCGCATTctaggtgtgtgtgtgtgtggctaaTGCAAAAGAAAACCGTAGCAggaggcgagagagagagagaaagtgaaacCCCGCCAACAATTGGCCGTGAATTATTTGGCGGCTGCCGGGAGCGACAGACGATGGGTGGCACGCCTTCAAGCTGAAGTCTGAAGGACAACGGTATATAATATGCAAACACATCTCAATAAGCCAGACGAAGCGTCGAAGCGCCGGTCACGCCATCGAAACATTTATTCGAAATACAGCCTTGTCTATAATACATATGCCAAATAGTTTTACAAGCAATGAGTGGGCAAGTTTAGGAAAAGGTGACGCTTATTCATTCATTCGTAACGGGCATTTTGTTCAAGGTCTTTAATAATCTTTTGGGGGGATTATTGATGCCGTTGTTGTTTCTACGGCGGAATAACTTGGCGTGTTATTATCGTACGAGGAAGATGAAGTTCGGTATTCCGGATATTTGGAGATGGCCTCGCCTTCGTACTTGACTTGGGCAACGTATCCGTTGTCGTCGGCTCGGTACGTGACGATCTGAGTGCGGCCGTCGGGCATGGCGACACGGTAGGATCCGCTGGTTACCTTGCCATCGCTTTCTTGCTGATGCGAGTAGTCGTTGTTAGTCGC
Coding sequences within it:
- the LOC124204272 gene encoding cuticle protein 19-like; this translates as MHQSKAQRISSFILLVATLIAAEEQPNYAPEASKPPYEPAAPAMPHSFAWSVKDEATNNDYSHQQESDGKVTSGSYRVAMPDGRTQIVTYRADDNGYVAQVKYEGEAISKYPEYRTSSSSYDNNTPSYSAVETTTASIIPPKDY